The following coding sequences are from one Veillonella rodentium window:
- a CDS encoding IS1182 family transposase, with amino-acid sequence MKKNHTNKFNYTKLAMPRQLVLPLEYGLLIKEIAPVRLLDAVLEELDYTELQHLYSPNGRKSKVPPHILFKIFVYAMSNGVYSTRMIQQQCEENINYMWLLQGYATPSHMTFQRFFARCTLDILMNLFSQIMETIARRDTLTFNEVFIDGTKLEANANKYTFVWRKAVEKKLSMLPTKLSVLKQDIWNELGLDAFYMNDEFVYTFLAKEIEVRHMVLVQGKGKHKTPLQRLYERAESLYEKRKEYEQQLYIMGERNSYSKTDPDATFMRMKEDHMRNGQLKPAYNIQLAVHFEYIMGVGVFPNPNDTNTLIPFVQQLERLHTQHFKYVVADAGYDSHENLTWLKHNQYLSCIKPQYYERQKTKVWTTDIGKARNMQYIPEEDSFICAKGRQLKYAYTRNIKKKTGFVSERKVYICESCNRCGYKKDCQPYAKQTTVNPIKRIEITPAYDAVLAENQRRLLSDTGVQLRINRSIQVEGTFGVLKQDLGFRRFLHRGTGKVHKMLYLLAMGFNLTKLHNRIQAGRIHTTVFTVKGTA; translated from the coding sequence ATGAAAAAGAACCACACCAATAAATTTAATTATACCAAACTAGCGATGCCTCGCCAACTAGTTTTACCATTGGAATATGGCCTTTTGATAAAAGAAATAGCGCCTGTGCGGTTACTCGATGCTGTATTGGAGGAATTAGACTATACAGAGTTACAGCATTTGTATTCTCCTAACGGGAGAAAATCTAAAGTTCCACCGCACATTCTGTTTAAGATTTTTGTCTATGCTATGTCCAACGGCGTGTATTCTACACGTATGATCCAACAACAATGCGAGGAAAATATTAATTATATGTGGCTACTACAAGGTTATGCTACCCCCAGTCATATGACGTTTCAACGATTTTTTGCACGTTGTACGCTAGATATACTCATGAATTTATTTTCGCAGATAATGGAAACGATTGCGAGACGTGACACACTAACCTTTAATGAAGTATTTATTGATGGGACCAAGCTAGAAGCTAATGCCAATAAATATACGTTTGTATGGCGTAAAGCTGTAGAGAAAAAGCTATCTATGTTACCCACTAAATTATCTGTACTCAAGCAAGATATCTGGAATGAATTGGGCTTAGATGCATTTTATATGAACGATGAATTTGTATATACCTTTTTAGCTAAAGAAATTGAAGTACGGCATATGGTGTTGGTACAAGGGAAAGGCAAGCATAAAACACCGTTACAACGTTTGTACGAACGAGCAGAATCCTTATATGAGAAGCGAAAAGAATACGAACAGCAATTGTATATTATGGGTGAACGTAACAGTTACTCTAAAACGGATCCTGATGCTACGTTTATGCGTATGAAAGAAGACCATATGCGTAATGGACAGCTTAAGCCTGCTTACAATATACAATTGGCTGTTCATTTTGAATATATTATGGGAGTTGGTGTATTCCCTAATCCTAATGATACCAATACATTAATTCCGTTTGTACAACAATTAGAACGACTTCACACACAACATTTCAAATATGTAGTGGCAGATGCCGGCTATGATAGCCATGAAAACCTAACGTGGTTAAAACACAACCAGTATCTATCTTGTATAAAACCACAGTATTATGAAAGACAAAAGACTAAGGTATGGACTACCGATATTGGTAAAGCTCGTAATATGCAATATATACCGGAAGAGGATTCGTTTATATGTGCTAAAGGGCGCCAATTAAAATATGCCTATACACGTAACATTAAAAAGAAAACAGGATTTGTATCTGAGCGAAAGGTATATATTTGTGAATCCTGTAACCGATGTGGATACAAAAAAGACTGCCAACCGTATGCGAAACAGACAACAGTAAATCCTATAAAGAGAATTGAGATTACCCCTGCTTATGATGCCGTATTGGCAGAAAACCAACGTAGACTGCTTAGTGATACAGGTGTCCAATTGCGGATTAACCGCTCCATTCAAGTGGAAGGTACATTTGGTGTCTTAAAACAGGATCTTGGATTTAGACGTTTTTTACATCGAGGGACTGGTAAAGTACATAAAATGTTGTACCTATTAGCGATGGGATTTAATCTTACAAAACTACACAACCGAATACAAGCAGGACGAATTCATACAACAGTATTCACCGTAAAAGGAACTGCTTAA